The sequence AGTATTCTAAGAGGAAGATTAGATAGAGAGATAAAATAatgagtttttgagttattagactgaataaaaatcaatacgtCTCACAGTTACACAATTTGGATTTGATTGGGCAGCTTTATTTTTGGTGAGGAATTTCCTGAATTAGCTCCTAAAAATGGGAAGGATGAAAGGACAAAATATCAGCTAGAAATTggccacttttttggaattttaactATGGAAATGTCAATTCCTactgaataaaaaagttgCTCATAATATGGTCTTCAATTTTCGCTTTAATTTGGCCTAGCAGTTGAAGCGTCCGATATCTTGTGAGTTAGTTTCCCACTAGAAATTTAGCAATaagatgttttgaaaaacaagaaactgATCATAAAATTATCATTTCATCAAGGAGTCATTCATTAGCTCCATTTGTTGGTGAACAATTGCCTGAATCAGCTCTAAAAAATAGAAAGGATGAAATGACAAAATGTCAGCTAGAAATTGAccacttttttggaactttaACTATGGAAAAGTCaatttctactgaaaaaaaaagatcatgATATGGTctacaatttcattttcattttgaccTGATAGTTAAAGCGACCGACATCTTGTGAGTTAGTTTTCAACGAGAAATTCAGCAAATagtagttttggaaaacagGAAACTGATCCGAAAATTATCATTTCATTAACAAGTTTTCTGCAATTGACATTAGTGAGAAGCATTCAAAAGATTGCAGAAAGCTgctgataattttcaaaatgccgttttaaatcaaaacaattaaatgaAGTTAGAACAGGTATCAAcaaatgccgaaaaaattgagataatgACAGAAGAGAAACAGTGTCCGACTGAAGATGAGCAATAGCACATATCTCTGTCGTGCATTCACTAGGACGCGCTAACAGAGGAGAACAGAAAAAATGTGTAGGAAAAGGAGAGAGTGCCGAGAAACAGGCAAAAAAGGGGACAGTCTGTGGGAGGAGTTATGTTATTAGACACGAGACGTAGAGAAACAATGCGGTAACCGGAAGAAAGTCGTTCGAAAAGGACAGTGACTTACCTCAGATGAGCAATAACAAAAAACAGGCCGCGCGCGCAATGGGCGGGGCTTAAAGAGAGCGGTTTTGCGTAGTAAGGGGAGCCCTGAGACGCACAGCGAAAAAGAGGACAGTCTGTGGGAGGTTATGTTATTAGACACGAGACGAGACGCTCCGACTTCTTTGggaaaaagtgtagaaaaagcCGGTCAGAGAGTTTCCATGATATCGAGTTTTttgtaatataaaaaattactgaattgaaatatttgtttccGACGGACCACTTAATGTGaacagcgaaaaaaattttgaatgaatattATATGGCAAATCAGAACAAATGAGAAACACGGCTTCTAATACCCAGGAGGAGAGAGGAGCAGGTCTAGGAGAAGCTGGATATAATGAGGCACAGTCTGCAAGATGAAAAACCGGATTGTCAGACGGAAATCAGTACACACAAAATTAAAGAACAGCATGGTGCAATTGCTGAAATGACGAATtgacaataaaaatataaaatagttCACAAATAACCAACGCCTTTTCACTGAACCACAATACTCCAaactataaacatttttttcctgttttgcCAAAAACACCATTGACCTCAATAAATTCTGCCTCGGGGGAATACTGCAAGTGCGCCCCACTGCAAACGGGCACCCTCACCGGGTCATTCACACACACAGCCCCACCTCTTGCCACATCGCTCGTTCTCATTCTCTTCAAAATGGTTCACACCGCCGACAACGCGTGGAGGGCTCACATACCTCTTATGTACCGCGAGGATTTCCTTTGTTCATCTGGAGTTGCACGTTGGAATGAGGAGTTCCCCAGGCACTGCGTGGTTTCTCAACATGATCGGCACAAGACAAAGAGTGTCTTAGTTATTCTGTTTCTCATCGCAATGAGAAATATCAAGAATAACCGGTAAgatttgtgtattttttttttagaaatcaatatttcccctttttgcagaGGTACATTTACCCGTATCAAGGATAGGCTGAGCTCTGCACTGAAATCACCGGCTTCACTCTTCCGCCGCTCTCCGGAAATCTCACTTCGAGAGGATATTCTCAGTTGGAAGAAATCGCCGCACTCTCTTGCCGCCAGCGAATGtaagtggttttttttcaactacctttttaattcttaaattttcagacggcGGCAGTGATCTCTTGgttcaatttctgaaacagCAGACTTCGGATGACTACGTCGACTTTTGGCTGGAAAGCGGCGAGTACAGGTGGACAAGAACGAAACCGGGGCGTAAACGGGACATCGAAGCTCAACGGATTTATGACAAGTTCGTGTACGGGGAATGCCCAAGAAAGGTGAGTTATTGGAGATGTCTTggtggaattttggaattggaattttcagattgctcATCttgagaaaatgtgttttgtgTCGCGTCAAGGACCAACAGGAAGAGACGTGTTCATCTGTGCTCAGGCGTATGTTGGAACCAACTTTCCAAAGGATTCGTACAAGAAGTGAGTTGAGAAGATAATTTTTGTATCCACAGGGGACAATTTATCGGCTCAGATAAACCAAACCACACTAGCCTGCCAGCTCCTGCGAGGTTTGAAGCCGACACCGGCGTGGTATTCAAGCGTTCCCGGCGTGGTTTGAAGCCGACACCGGCGTGGTTTTGAAGCGGTGCCGCCGTGGTTTGAAGCCGCCGCCTGTGTCGTTTTCAAGCGTTGCCGGCGTGGTTTGAAGCCGACGCTTGCATGGTTTGAAGCCGACACCGGCGTGGTTTTGAAGCGGTGCCGCCGTGGTTTGAAGCCGCCGCCTGTGTCGTTTTCAAGCGTTGCCGGCGTGGTTTGAAGCCGACGCTTGCATGGTTTGAAGCCGACACCGGCGTGGTTTTCAAGCGATGCCGGCGTGGTTTGAAGCCGACACCGGCATGGTTTAGAAGCGTTGCCGGCGTGGTTTTAAAGCGTTGCCTGTGTGGTTTG comes from Caenorhabditis elegans chromosome X and encodes:
- the rgs-9 gene encoding Regulator of G-protein signaling rgs-9 (Confirmed by transcript evidence), with the protein product MVHTADNAWRAHIPLMYREDFLCSSGVARWNEEFPRHCVVSQHDRHKTKSVLVILFLIAMRNIKNNRGTFTRIKDRLSSALKSPASLFRRSPEISLREDILSWKKSPHSLAASEYGGSDLLVQFLKQQTSDDYVDFWLESGEYRWTRTKPGRKRDIEAQRIYDKFVYGECPRKIAHLEKMCFVSRQGPTGRDVFICAQAYVGTNFPKDSYKKFLQDPIYLNLLKTVSSGATQLNE